The Sulfurospirillum sp. UCH001 genome segment ACTAAAAGGGTCAGTTTAATCGCCGCAAGTGCATCAGGCTCACTGATGGATTCAAAGTACACTTTCCATCCTTTAGCCAGTGCTTCACTAAAAACAACGCCCAAAGGAAGGGCTAAAAAAACACCTAGGAAAAGAAGCGTTGTGCCCAATAAGAGGGGTTTTAGCCATTTTGGCTCTAAACGATGTTCGGTTTGCATCTTCTTTTCCTATAAACTTTTTTCGCGACTGTAAATCTGAATGGCATTGATAAAAAACAGAATGACAAAGGTTGCTAGCAACATCACGGTTCCAACCGCCGTTGCACCCACATAATCAAACTGAGAAAGTTTGGTCACGATAATGAGTGGAACGATTTCACTCACATAGGGCATATTGCTCGAGATGAAGATGATAGAGCCATACTCACCCAGTGCCCGTGCAAACGAGAGCGCAAAGCCCGTCAAAAGTGCTGGAAGCAAAGAGGGTAAAATGACTCTGCTAAACGTCTGCCACCACGAAGCGCCAAGGCTTGTAGATGCTTCTTCAAACTCTTTTTCAAACTCTTCAATCACAGGCTGAACGGTACGTACCACAAAGGGTAACCCAATGAAAATAAGTGCGACTACGACGCCTGCCCTAGAATAGGCAATTTGGATACCTAAAGGCTCTAAAAATGAGCCTATCCAACCATTGCTCGCAAAGATAGCCGCAAGTG includes the following:
- the cysT gene encoding sulfate ABC transporter permease subunit CysT codes for the protein MKSQFRKPSVLPGFGLTLGFSLTYVTLLVLIPLGGLLLYTTKLSWSEFGAVILDPRVLASFKLSFGASFIAALINLFFGLIVAWTLARYNFFGKKIVDALVDLPFALPTAVAGIALAAIFASNGWIGSFLEPLGIQIAYSRAGVVVALIFIGLPFVVRTVQPVIEEFEKEFEEASTSLGASWWQTFSRVILPSLLPALLTGFALSFARALGEYGSIIFISSNMPYVSEIVPLIIVTKLSQFDYVGATAVGTVMLLATFVILFFINAIQIYSREKSL